A stretch of the Salvelinus sp. IW2-2015 unplaced genomic scaffold, ASM291031v2 Un_scaffold690, whole genome shotgun sequence genome encodes the following:
- the LOC112068751 gene encoding BRO1 domain-containing protein BROX, with the protein MTHWFHRNPLKATAPVSFNFYGVAGSPSANKICNDLRTTRARLLEMFTDTTCNPEIMKNGTDAYFSLLQGFIAPLDGTTQENKLRFMQNFKWTDTLQGNTPSAQQDAIFELISMAYNVAIWHTKFASRLAGKENVTEVDAKDVHRSLKFAAGIFKHLKEVHIPRLITPAEKGRDLEPRVIDTYIIQCQAEAQEVTIARAIELKHNATLIAALAFETANFYQKADGTLNTLEPECSSKWRKYLQLKQHFYMSYAYCYHGQTLLSSDKCGESIRSLQEAEKCYSRAETLCKEYRQTKGPGSTAKPSEQLFFTKLGGLIKNTLQKCERENGFIYFHKVPAEAPQLELKASYGLAEPISFEFPALSEQCTPEVYATFDLTKGAKDEKAKPKREEEVIKPMKEPDLKPQKDTGCVIS; encoded by the exons ATGACTCATTGGTTCCACCGAAACCCATTGAAAGCAACTGCACCTGTCTCCTTCAACTTCTATGGAGTTGCTGGAAGCCCATCAGCAAACAAGATATGCAA TGACTTGAGAACAACAAGAGCAAGACTCTTGGAGATGTTCACAGATACCACCTGCAATCCCGAAATCATGAAAAATGGCACTGATGCTTATTTCTCCCTCTTACAAG GATTCATTGCACCTCTGGATGGCACCACACAAGAGAACAAGCTTCGGTTCATGCAGAACTTCAAGTGGACTGACACTTTGCAAGGAAACACCCCAAG TGCCCAACAAGATGCTATTTTTGAACTGATCTCCATGGCATACAATGTTGCAATTTGGCACACCAAGTTTGCCTCAAGACTTGCAGGAAAGGAAAA TGTAACAGAGGTAGATGCAAAAGATGTGCACAGGAGCCTGAAATTTGCTGCTGGGATTTTCAAACACCTCAAg GAGGTCCACATCCCCCGCCTCATCACCCCAGCAGAGAAGGGCCGGGACCTGGAACCCAGAGTCATCGACACCTACATTATCCAGTGCCAAGCAGAGGCACAGGAAG TGACGATTGCCAGAGCGATTGAGCTCAAGCATAACGCCACTCTCATTGCAGCCTTGGCCTTCGAGACTGCAAACTTCTACCAGAAAGCTG ACGGCACACTGAACACCCTGGAGCCAGAGTGCAGCAGTAAGTGGAGGAAGTACCTCCAGCTGAAACAGCACTTCTACATGTCCTAT GCATACTGCTACCACGGACAGACTCTCCTCTCTAGTGACAAGTGTGGGGAGTCAATAAGATCTCTCCAAGAGGCAGAAAAAT GCTACTCCAGAGCCGAGACTCTGTGCAAAGAGTACCGTCAGACCAAAGGGCCGGGTAGCACGGCCAAGCCCTCTGAGCAACTCTTCTTCACCAAGCTGGGTGGCTTGATCAAAAATACCCTGCAGAAGTGCGAGAGAGAAAACGGATTCAT ATACTTCCACAAGGTCCCAGCCGAGGCGCCCCAGCTGGAGCTGAAGGCCAGCTATGGCCTTGCCGAGCCAATCTCCTTTGAGTTCCCAGCGCTCAGCGAGCAATGCACCCCTGAAGTCTACGCCACCTTTGACCTCACCAAGGGGGCCAAAGACGAGAAG GCCAAACCAAAACGGGAAGAAGAGGTTATTAAGCCAATGAAGGAACCAGATTTGAAGCCTCAGAAAGATACAGGCTGCGTCATCTCTTAA
- the LOC112068752 gene encoding protein FAM177A1-like: protein MSESFKEGPDIQGTPFRGPSLSQQRRVIHFSSGETLEEDNSEEEEDTSHEQVFREPEDMLKLPWKAYTWSLGRKSLRTCDFLGEKLAGLLGLNTAKYQYAVDEYQRSIKTTASKETECSYEEGTERIHLSSRMSSEYGATSFYRLPAGSQASQNIEHRTTGSHNKGYQNDNEH from the exons ATGAGCGAAAGTTTCAAGGAA GGCCCTGACATTCAGGGGACACCGTTCAGGGGTCCCTCTCTGTCCCAGCAGAGGAGGGTCATCCATTTCTCCAGCGGTGAGACTCTGGAGGAAGATaacagtgaggaagaggaggatacaTCACATGAGCAGGTGTTTAGGGAGCCTGAAGACATG CTTAAACTCCCATGGAAAGCATATACTTGGTCTCTTGGCAGGAAGTCATTGCGCA CTTGTGATTTTCTTGGGGAAAAACTGGCTGGTCTACTTGGCCTTAACACTGCCAAATACCAGTATGCTGTAGACGAATATCAACGCTCCATTAAG ACCACAGCCAGTAAAGAAACTGAATGCTCTTATGAGGAAGGCACAGAGAGAATTCACCTTTCTTCAAGGATGAGCAGTGAATATGGGGCCACAAGCTTCTACAGACTCCCTGCTGGTTCTCAAGCCTCCCAAAACATTGAGCACAGAACTACAGGATCCCACAACAAGGGCTATCAAAATGATAATGAGCACTGA